A genomic stretch from Solanum stenotomum isolate F172 chromosome 8, ASM1918654v1, whole genome shotgun sequence includes:
- the LOC125872661 gene encoding protein-tyrosine-phosphatase PTP1-like, protein MATAGKPASSSAPKPFDFSDDSVPKRVVLSIDQQRCCLEALEVFKDKRFSAPEKIRQEFMTLQATRMRASEMKSRCSMALNSANISKNRYTDVLPFDNNRVVLDPPARGYINASFIKISEDVSQFIATQGPLQHTFEDFWEMIIQHRCPVVVMLTQLFDNYKIVKCGDYFQADGGPRRFGNICIVTKWIKTTQTSLILRCLEVNYIESKEPPLCVLHIQYPDWPDHGVPKDTLAVREILKQTFSVPPSLGPIVVHCSAGIGRTGTYCAIHNTIQRILVGDKSALDLVNTITIFRSQRIGMVQTMEQYLFCYDAIIDELEDLISDSQ, encoded by the exons ATGGCTACCGCCGGTAAACCCGCATCGTCGTCAGCACCCAAGCCTTTCGATTTCTCCGACGATTCAGTTCCTAAGAGAGTCGTTCTGTCGATTGATCAGCAGCGTTGTTGCTTGGAAGCACTCGAAGTCTTCAAGGACAAGAGGTTTTCTGCTCCCGAAAAAATCCGCCAAGAGTTCATGACTTTGCAG GCAACTAGGATGAGAGCTTCAGAAATGAAGAGTAGATGCTCAATGGCTTTGAACAGCGCAAACATTAGCAAAAATCGATACACTGATGTTCTGCCAT TTGACAATAACAGGGTTGTTTTGGACCCACCAGCTAGAGGATATATAAATGCAAGCTTCATTAAG ATATCCGAAGATGTGTCTCAGTTTATTGCAACACAAGGTCCGCTACAGCACACTTTTGAAGACTTCTGGGAAATGATAATCCAGCATCGCTGTCCTGTTGTTGTGATGCTTACACAATTGTTTGACAACTACAAG ATTGTCAAGTGTGGGGATTATTTTCAGGCAGATGGTGGTCCCAGAAGATTTGGCAATATATGTATTGTTACGAAGTGGATAAAGACGACTCAGACTTCATTGATTTTGCGATGTCTGGAGGTGAACTATATTGAG TCAAAAGAACCACCTTTGTGTGTTTTACACATTCAATATCCCGACTGGCCTGACCATGGAGTTCCAAAGGACACTCTTGCTGTTCGTGAAATACTGAAACAAACATTTAGTGTCCCACCCAGTCTTGGACCAATTGTGGTGCACTGCAG TGCAGGTATTGGTAGGACTGGAACATACTGTGCAATCCATAATACCATCCAAAGAATATTGGTTGGAGATAAGTCTGCTCTAGATCTCGTTAACACAATAACCATTTTTAGGTCTCAGCGAATTGGGATGGTTCAGACCATG GAGCAATACCTCTTTTGCTATGATGCCATTATCGATGAACTTGAAGACCTCATTTCAGATAGCCAATAA